The window TGTGAAGTCTTTATCGGCAAACTACCCCAGGACCTCTACGAGGATAAGCTAATCCCGTTGTTTCAGATGGCCGGGAAACTTTACGAGTTTCGTCTCATGATGACGTTCAGTGGTGAAAACCGAGGATTCGCATATGCCAAGTATGCCAATCGCTGGTACGCTCAGTGTGCCGTTGCCATGTTCAATGGCTACCCAATACGTGATGGTCTCCCCATGGTAGTTTGCAAGAGCACTGAGAAGAATGAGCTTTGTGTCAGAGGCATCCCTTTGGGAAAGCAGAGACTGGAGGTCCTGGAAGTCCTTAAAGAGCTGACTGAGGGTGTAAGTGACCTGTCGCTTTATCTCAACATGGACCGGAGAAAAACGATGGCACTGTTTGCGGTTGTGACATACGAAAATCATCGAGCGGCAGCGATGGCAAAGAAGAAGCTTGTAGAAGGTAGTTCATTCTGTATTTTGCAAGATTCCTAGTGCAGTGACATGACTGTGTCATTCTCCCATCTTCCCCATGCAAGAAACACCTTGTAATCATTTAAGAGTCATCTCTTAGAAATGTCTCCAATCCATCAAACAAATTATCTTGGTTTTCTCTAGATGATCCTGCTAATTTCCCTCATTGTTAATCACAGCCAAACAAGTTTGACCTTTTATCCAGCTCATCACTACTTATCCTATCCCAAACTACACAAAACAGAGGTTGTATTGACTAACACTTCAAATGTTGCATCTTGAACATACTCCAGGGTTTTCAGAAATCCGATTGTGTGGTCAGACTTTTAACCATCTGCTTTCTTCATGTCCATGTCAATGCATCTGAAGTCCACACTGGAATCTTGTTTGAAGAACCAGAATTAACCTTTCAGATTTCATTGAATGGAACAGACTGTGAATCCGTAGCCAGGAGCAATCTGAAAACTGACCCCCTCCCTCCCAACTAAGAGATGGATCAGGTCTCTATGCCCACTCCCCAACCTCTGAATGAGGAATCAAATAACACTGGTTACCATAGTCATAAAGAGGTATACAGAatgaacagaccctttggtttaaAATTTCTCaatgactagatatcctaaatttgattaagtcccatttgtcagcagttAGTCattctctctgaacccttcctattcatatacccatacagatgctttttaaatgttgtaattgtaccagcctccaccaacacctctggcagcttgttgcaTACAGggaccaccctctgtatgataaagttatccctcagctcccttttaaatctttcacttttcagcttaaacttatgccctctagttttggaatctgCTACCcaagggaaaagtccttgtctattcaccctatttatgcccctTATAAGTTTATAAGCATCTACTAAGGTCATCCCCTCAGCTTttgatattccagggaaaatagccctagtctattcagcctatccctatagttcaaccttccaaccctggcaacatccttgtaattcttctGTGAACCCTTccgagtttcacaacattctcctTTTtgtgaggagaccagaattgaatgcctGGAAGGTTGTGGTAATATACTCATTTCTTTTCTCACAGACAGTTAAAATTGTGGACTTCTCTCCCACAAAGAGCATAAgcttgagggctgaagggcctgtactgttctatgttatataAATAGCAGTAGCTCTTGTGTTCTGCACTCCGCTGAAAATTGCAGATTCATTGGAAGATGCTTTTcatgggtatggagggatatggaagtTGAGGCAGGTGGGTAGTGTTCAGGTATAAGTTACTAAAAACCTCAATGAGAAGTGGTACCAGCTAGAGGATTGAATGCCAGTTTGGATTTTCTGCTGCTTTTCCACACCAATAATTTGCTGGTACAAATCCAAGTGCAAGGTTTGAATCAAGAACACTTCACATCCCATTAGATCTTTAGTGCAAACTTTGTGCTCCCTCCAAGTGTCCTCCCACTTCATCTTCTTCCAACTGCAAAATCCATGTTTAAAACTGAATCCTCATGGTATGAGCTTGggtggttgggccagcatttatttcttatTCCTAACATTCCCAGACAAGGTTGAGATGAGCTGTATTCCTGACCCCCTGCAGTCCATGTTGTGTAGAGCCAGCCAGTGAGTTGTTAGGAAGTTTCAGGATATTGGCCCAGCAATGATGAAGGATCAGCAACAAAGTTCCAAGTCAGCGTGATGTGAGGACTTGATAATCTCACTAATCATTACAAGTGGATATATATAGTTTAGGTGAAGGAGCCAAATTTTGGTAGCTGAAGTTtaaagataagtgtgaggttaatCATAAGTGGGATAGAAAAgagattatttaaatggagggaaACTTCAGTGCAAAGGAAtctaggtgtccttgtgcatgaatcaaagAAAACCAGTatgcaggtaataaggaaggcaaatagaattttggcatTTTTTACTaaaggcattgagtataaaattagggaagtgttgctgtaactatacaagacattagtgagactgagaaagtgaggactgcagatgctggagagtcaagagtctaaaagtgtggcaCTGTACCTGGAGCATTGCACACAACTTTCTTTCTTCTCCTTACTAGAGAAGGGATGTAGTTCTATTGGAAACAGAGGAGGTTCCGtggattaattccagagatgagtggTTTGTCGTATGGAAGAGAGACTGAGCAGTTTATGTCtatactctctccctccctcatttAGAGGAGTAAGAGAAGATCTAATTAGGGTATATAAAATATGAAAGGTAATTGACAAAGTAGAGTGGGCATTTCCTTGGGCAATGTAGAATGAGAGCTCCTAGTCTTAGGATGATGGGTGACAGATGTAAaacaaatgaggagaaattagtTCTCCTAAAGGatgattaatctgtggaattcattactccTGAATATAGTGGATGCTAGAATGTTGAGTAAACTTTGAGGAGATAGATTAAGGACATGGAAGAGTTATGTGgaatgagcaggaaaatggaacTGAGGCAAAGATATGGTCAGCCATGACTGTACTAAATGATGGccatggtgtggaggtgctgatgttggactggagtggacaaagccAGAAATCACAtggcaccagattatagtcccaacaggttccACAACcaactgaagaaggagcagcgctccaaaagctagtgctttcaaataaatctgttggactataacctgcagttgtgatttttaacttggtttatTTAAAAGCACAACCTTTTTGGAGCACTGTCCCTTTGTCAGATGAAGCAGAGAGAGGCACAGAATACACGGATGGAGAGATAATGGCAAACTAATTGCAGGTAATTAAATTATTtggaattatcttgccattatctcTCTGACTATATGTTCTGTGCCTCTCCCCACTCACCTAATGAAGGGGCAGTGTCCTAAATGATGGAAAGCTGGCCTCAGTTTCATGATATGATAGAAATGTCTCATGAGAAAgttaatctgctgtccttatctggttgGGCCTACATGTGATGCCAGGTCTGCAGTAATATGGTGAACTCAAGTCACCTCCGAAATGGCTGCAAAAGCCCCTCCGTTCAGAGACAGTTGGGggtgggcaaaaaatgctggtttTTCCCAGTGACACTCTATCTGATGAAAGGCTAAAGAATGCTTTTTTTTGTAGGTTATAGTTAAGGAGTTGGAGTTTTGCAGATTGTTGTTATTATTAAAGTTTAGAGTCACACTGGGAAACTGAGTAACTGAACCTTGCAACTTTTAAATGTGTGTTAAGCTCTTTTTGACAAGCATTGAGGCAGCTGAAGGCTTACATTGTCTCCAATATGTACCAAGTGTAGAACCTTAGAACAATTGAACTAAATAATTAAACCTTGATCTATCTGCTGTCTAATTTGTTTAGGggtgaattgaatttattttgtgGTTTAAAGTTGGTTGCCATGTGGCTAATTCAACAgctgtaaaaaaaatcacaattgttTAATTCAACAAAGTAATGGGTGAAAATTAATTTGCTATTCTGGTTGATGGTAATTTTTTGCTTTTGCTTCTGGTTTCAGGGTGCATTGAGCTCTGGGGCCGAGCCATTGAGGTTGACTGGGTGAAAATGGATGGGAAACAGAAGAATCACCACAGCCTCCTTTCCCAAACCCAGCTGGGCTTGCCAATAGCTCCGTGGTTGGCGTTGCCTCCTGGGCTCTCCCTACCACCACCAAAGGGTTTCACCAAATGCTTCACGCCTGAGTTAAATGTCTCTGCCAACCATGGCCAAAGCATGGCATCAGCTGGATCAATGGACCTGATGACTCGGTGCCTTCACTCGGAGGGTTTGGGTCTCGGTCTCTTAAATGCCCGATGTGATGATGTTCAAATTCTGAATACCTATTGTGCACGTAAGAAGCTAGGGACTCCAGTGTATGACATCCATCCTGTGAGGTCTGACCAGCGTCGCTTTCTGTTTAAAGTGTTCTTGCCAGGGCTTGCTGCCTATTTCAGTGGGACAGTGAGCCTGGCTCCTGATGAGCTGGCTTTGGGGAAGAACAAAGCCAAGCAAGAAGCTGCCCACCAAGTCTTGACGTATTTGGGTGAGTAAATTTACTTCCTTTAGTATTGTGGGAACCTGTTTACTCCACCATCTTGAAGGTCAAGGGCAATGTTGGTCAAGGAACATCCTCCTCCCTGCCGTAGTGTCTCATCATCCTGACTCAGAACtacgtttctttttttttaaaactggattggtacaaaaatgaattaaaacaaatgtTGGTTTAAGGAAACTAGAGTATGAAGTGTGTAAGTTAGAATAAAGCTAGAGAGGTGCTATCCAGAATTAATATATTCATtgtatgtggggggtgggggggagcagaGAGCAAATGGACTTAATTAACAATTGGCTTTGTGCAGGGAGGCCATTCCTCTcacttgagttttttttgaggacgtgacaaaggtgattgaggGCAGAGGATTGATGTCGACATGGACTTGACCAAAGCCTTTCACGAGACGAGGCCCCTCATGTAGGTGAAGGTGAAGTCTCACAAGATCCCTGGTGAGCTGATAAgatagatacagaattggcttctTCAAACAGTCCTGGTGGAagggtatttttctgactggagatctgtgaccataGGTGTTCTACAATGATCAATGCTGGGAGCCCTGTTGTCTGAAATACATGTAAAGTGATTTTTGCAGGAGAATGTTAAGTTTAATGATTAAGTTTTCAGACAACCCAGAGGTGCGGGTTGTGaggagaattgtcagaggatacagcaggataaagATAAAGGAGACTTGGGCAGggaaatggtagatggaatttaatctggacaaatgcaaggtgattttttttttggaaggtcTACTGCAAGATGGAAGTTTACAGTAATGGTTAAAACCGTTATTAGCATCAATACGCAGAGGGATTTAGATGTAGAAATAAACAGTTCCGAGGAAGTGGCAacataaggtggtcaagaaggcacgtggcctgcttgccttcatcaCTTGGGGCACAAAGTATAAAAATTattaagtcatgttgcagctgtatagaagtttagttaggccacatttttGTAATGTTATGTATAATTTTGGTCACcatgctacaagaaggatgtgtGGAGTCTTTGAAAACTGTTTACCAGGATTTGGGGAatatgagctacaaggagagatgAGACAAACTTGATTTTGTTTCCATTTGAACGTCAGAGGCTTGAGGCATGACCTGATAAGAGTTTACAAAGTTGAGAGGCAGGGATAGAATAGatgggagattttttttcaccGGGAGTAGAAATTCAAATATGAGGAGATGTGGGTTTAAGGGGAAACGTTTTTAAAGGAGGTGAGAAGCAGGTTTTTTTAATACAAAGGTTGGCAAGTGCCTGGAATATGCTGTCTAAGGTAGTGCTGGAAGCagatacattagcaacatttaaaatgcagctgGATAGATATAGGTAGAGAATAGAGGtgaaaggtttttagtttagaaaaacATCATGTGTCTGCATTGGCCCAGTGGGTTGAAGTACCTGTTCCCTTGGTGTACTGTCCTTGTTCTGTTGTGAACACTGAATCTCACAAAGGGTATGTTATATTGGAGATGGTGACATACTAACTCACTGGAATGATACCAGCGGCTCAGCAATTGAAATAAATTAAAGCTGTATTCCTTCAGCTATAATCCAGGTTTTAAAGAGCTTTGTTGGATAGGAGGAGTGACTGGAGCCTCTGGGGGACCCCAAAACAGGGGGGGCGCTGGGTGCTGGGGGCTGTAACCTTAAAAAAATTTAGAACTAGGCCATACAGAGACAATTCCAGGAAGCAGTTCTTCAATGTGCTGGAAGTCAGGAATTCCTCCACACCTGGCTATGGACTACCCCAgtgttttttaaataaaggagcctcgagtattttttttatttgaggGGAGGGTAAGTAACCAACGAGTTTCAGTAAATGACCACCAAATGTTAATTGTTGAGGAAAGGAAAGATAAGATTTCTGTTTGAGAAATTTTCAAATTATACAACTTCTAATATGGGCTGCATGAGTGTCTTCTACTTGTATATTCAGAAAAATGTACATTTTAGATTTCCCAAAGAAGGCCCTACTCTCCTCCATCCCAGCCCTTCTATGTCTTGGTAGCAAATATTGTGAGAACGTAAAGCCAAACCTTAACTTCAGCACAGATTAATCCTTTAGAGAGTATTAAGAAGTGAGGGATGAAGTTATCGTGCCTCAAGGTTTGATTAAATGTTGGAAAAGGGTGGACAGGTTGAATAGCTGACCCATGTCATTAATGGGGAAAACACATTGGAAGAAGTTTGACATTCTTAAATGTGCTGATTTAAATTTGATGTTCTCGTTGCATCATTGTTTtactcatttgtgggatgtgggtgttgctggctggccagcatttattgcccatcgctaattgccctgagaagatggtggtgagttgcctccttgaaccactgcagtctacctgctgtcggttgacccacaatgccattagggagggaattccaggtatTTGGACCCAGTGACCGTGGAAGggatggtgatgtatttccaagtcagaatagtgagtggcttggtgggggTGTTcccatatctgctgcccttgtcctagatggaaatggtctgggtttggaaagtgttgtctgaggatcttgatGACTGTCCAGCTGCCTTAATCTGCACAGGTAAGCAATGAATTGTATGTCATTAATTTCTGTCTAGGAAATAACTATATATTTGTGATGGCTAGGTGGTGAAAATTGACTTTGGCTCCCAATCTGGTAAGCAGCAACCTCCCCTCCAACTTTAACTCCTGGGGTCCAGATGTGATCAAAAGCTGGTGGGGTCGCACAGtaggaaggggacatgagattggATTGGCTGGGGAGAACGTGTGTgtacgtacgtgtgtgtgtgtgtgtgtgtgtgtgtacgtacgtgtgtgtgtgtgtgtacgtacgtgtgtgtgtgtgtgtgtgtgtgtgtgtgtgtacgtacgtgtgtgtgtgtacgtacgtgtgtgtgtgtacgtacgtgtgtgtgtgtgtggagtcttGATGTCTGTGGTAGGTTGTTCAGAGACCATCCATGGAGCATTCCTGGAGGAGGCAGGGAGATTAGGTTGGAGAAAGTCAACTAGGGATTTATAATCTGTAAATGGgatgggagtggtgctggtgggggGAGAGGGCATAAGTTTTCACCATTATTTTACAGATCTGCCATTTTTAACTTGGAATAGAGGCTACATGCATTGTTAATAGGCCCACATTCCCACTTATTGTTTTCTTAATAGATTCTCAATTTGCTTTCTATTTAGCTTTTAAAAGCAGTGTTGGAGTTTTTTTCAATTTATtgcaccatttgctttcttcatgaGGAGAACTCTTAAAAAGCAACCTGCTTGGTTTCCATTGTTTTCCTGCATTTGTGTAAAAGCTTCTGGACCAAGTTGTCGTTAAAAGCCTTGGGACTCCATTTTATAATGCTGCTGTTGTAACCAAGGATGAAATAATGTCTCTGTGGATGTGTACAGTCCATTTGTGCATGTTTAAATCGACACAGGTTTTAGTCTTGTTTGCCTAATACACTTGAGATAGAATACTTAAAACACCTTTCTCTGTGCTGCTAATGGTCTTTATTTCCATTACAGGTCGTTCCTTGGGTTTTGATGGTTTTAATCTTCCTAATACTCTGACTGTGAACAACCCATTTTGAATTCTAGGCTTTACTCTGAACTATAATTTTTTTAATTCTGTAATTGTTTTTCAAAGAAAAATTGTATCTGAGCACAAGTTTATTGTTGTTGTTGCACCTTCAcatgtttgtttcttttttaatctGAACATGTTTGCCActccttaaaaaaaagtttaataatTGGTAAGTTTGCCTACTCATTCTAAGCTCTGCCAGGATACTTTCTTTTGCACTTAACTAGAGATGAGC of the Hemiscyllium ocellatum isolate sHemOce1 chromosome 16, sHemOce1.pat.X.cur, whole genome shotgun sequence genome contains:
- the dnd1 gene encoding dead end protein 1, producing the protein MGQVRNTTNSDEESSRLEIDLLNTPNKLAFEAWVEETGITLVQINGQRKFGGPPPGWTGPSPLAGCEVFIGKLPQDLYEDKLIPLFQMAGKLYEFRLMMTFSGENRGFAYAKYANRWYAQCAVAMFNGYPIRDGLPMVVCKSTEKNELCVRGIPLGKQRLEVLEVLKELTEGVSDLSLYLNMDRRKTMALFAVVTYENHRAAAMAKKKLVEGCIELWGRAIEVDWVKMDGKQKNHHSLLSQTQLGLPIAPWLALPPGLSLPPPKGFTKCFTPELNVSANHGQSMASAGSMDLMTRCLHSEGLGLGLLNARCDDVQILNTYCARKKLGTPVYDIHPVRSDQRRFLFKVFLPGLAAYFSGTVSLAPDELALGKNKAKQEAAHQVLTYLGFDLGPPEASSTSTLASLSSAEE